From a single Sorghum bicolor cultivar BTx623 chromosome 5, Sorghum_bicolor_NCBIv3, whole genome shotgun sequence genomic region:
- the LOC8056980 gene encoding uncharacterized protein LOC8056980: MAEALLLACHLALSFALLAASLSHLLVVAVSHLSPSSIHHHRLIRLLRHPLIHLLPPLLALPFAFLPLASTPLLPLLLLPPLLPLLPLPFLPPPHLPLLRALLLSLPLLLLARAADLLAASFPASDLQAHALAVARLLLLAAAAASLASSLSASAPRGTTAAGAHFVAEAALACAGAVGGLWAAQSGLSLYVDACVPAGCHRLLDAGGATAPATRCDVEEARLRAVAVMDLALSVHCIVVAAVVAGVLLGVARCFGIDSSAGAGRRHNGSSYDALPTVASAGAMAEMEHLQGKGVVGKSVAQE; this comes from the coding sequence CTGCTAGCGTGCCACCTCGCCCTCTCTTTCGCCCTCCTCGCCGCCTCCCTCTCCCACCTCCTCGTCGTCGCCGTCTCCCACCTCTCACCTTCCTccatccaccaccaccgcctcatcCGGCTGCTCCGCCACCCGCTCATCCACCTCCTCCCGCCGCTCCTCGCGCTCCCCTTTGCCTTCCTCCCGCTCGCCTCCACGCCGCTGctgccgctcctcctcctccctccgctGCTCCCGCTCCTCCCGCTCCCGTTCCTCCCTCCTCCCCACCTCCCGCTGCTCCGCGCGCTCCTCCTCTCCCTGCCGCTCCTCCTGCTCGCGCGCGCGGCCGACCTCCTCGCCGCCTCGTTCCCGGCCTCGGACCTCCAGGCGCACGCGCTCGCCGTCGCGCGCCTTCTCCTcctcgccgcggcggcggcttccCTCGCCTCGTCGCTCTCCGCCTCGGCGCCCAGGGGCACGACGGCGGCCGGCGCCCACTTCGTCGCCGAGGCGGCGCTCGCCTGCGCGGGCGCCGTGGGCGGGCTCTGGGCGGCGCAGAGCGGGCTCAGCCTCTACGTCGACGCTTGCGTGCCCGCGGGGTGCCACCGCCTCCTGGACGCCGGCGGCGCCACGGCGCCGGCCACGCGGTGCGACGTCGAGGAGGCTAGGCTCAGGGCCGTCGCCGTCATGGATCTCGCCCTGTCCGTGCACTGCATCGTCGTGGCTGCCGTCGTGGCCGGGGTGCTCCTCGGGGTGGCGAGGTGCTTCGGGATTGACAGCAGTGCTGGTGCGGGGAGGAGGCATAATGGATCCTCCTATGATGCATTGCCCACAGTGGCGTCTGCTGGGGCAATGGCGGAGATGGAGCATTTGCAGGGGAAGGGTGTTGTTGGCAAGAGCGTGGCGCAGGAGTGA